The Hymenobacter baengnokdamensis genome includes a region encoding these proteins:
- a CDS encoding GNAT family N-acetyltransferase, with amino-acid sequence MPFDFEQTLVLENSRARLRPLEATDFEELKAVAFTPELWEYTLSRADDTVSLAAYITAAGQARQAGLRYPFVIIDRATGRLAGSTSYYNLDPDNQKLSIGYTWVGTDFQRTGLNRAAKHLLLCHAFDQLGCERVELETDSRNLKSQQAMRRMGATEEGTLRSHRLTQGNFRRDTKIFSILRPEWNQLRHSVFAEFDARG; translated from the coding sequence GTGCCTTTCGATTTCGAACAAACCCTCGTGCTGGAAAATAGCCGCGCCCGGCTGCGCCCACTCGAAGCCACAGACTTTGAAGAGCTGAAGGCGGTGGCGTTTACGCCTGAGCTGTGGGAGTACACGCTCAGCCGCGCCGACGACACCGTAAGTCTGGCGGCCTACATTACGGCGGCAGGCCAGGCGCGGCAGGCCGGGCTGCGCTACCCGTTTGTGATAATCGACCGGGCCACGGGGCGGCTGGCGGGCAGCACCAGCTACTACAACCTCGACCCCGACAATCAGAAGCTAAGCATTGGCTACACCTGGGTAGGCACTGATTTTCAGCGCACCGGCCTCAACCGGGCCGCGAAGCACCTGCTGCTGTGCCATGCTTTCGACCAGCTGGGCTGCGAGCGCGTGGAGCTGGAAACCGACAGCCGCAACCTGAAATCGCAGCAGGCCATGCGGCGCATGGGCGCCACCGAGGAAGGCACGCTGCGCAGCCACCGCCTCACGCAGGGCAACTTCCGGCGCGACACCAAGATTTTCAGCATCCTCCGGCCCGAGTGGAACCAGCTGCGCCACAGCGTTTTTGCCGAGTTCGACGCCCGTGGCTAG
- a CDS encoding DinB family protein, which produces MINTIAKLGAFNVWANETLLRRLDSSVAAGKEAPQAALRIFSHVINAQAIWIARLSGTQSPLKVWQEHDLAGLHYWHEQTSRHFQQLCETADDTELNRHIQYSNSQGDAFDSQVSDILTHCVVHASYHRGQVATKMREAGLEPVNSDFITYCREISGQVQPQL; this is translated from the coding sequence ATGATTAATACGATTGCCAAGCTCGGCGCTTTCAACGTGTGGGCCAACGAAACGCTGCTGCGCCGCCTCGACTCTTCGGTAGCGGCCGGCAAGGAGGCCCCCCAGGCCGCGCTGCGCATTTTCAGCCACGTTATCAATGCCCAGGCTATCTGGATTGCCCGCCTCAGCGGCACTCAAAGCCCCCTAAAAGTGTGGCAGGAACACGACCTGGCCGGCCTGCACTACTGGCACGAGCAAACCTCGCGGCACTTTCAGCAGCTGTGTGAAACTGCCGACGATACGGAGCTGAACCGCCATATCCAGTATTCCAACTCGCAGGGCGATGCCTTCGACTCCCAGGTGAGCGACATCCTGACCCACTGCGTAGTGCACGCCAGCTACCACCGCGGCCAGGTAGCTACCAAGATGCGCGAAGCCGGCCTGGAGCCAGTTAACTCCGATTTTATTACTTACTGCCGCGAGATAAGCGGGCAGGTGCAGCCGCAGCTGTAA
- a CDS encoding thioredoxin family protein: MPASTSPVLTADQLATGLSYPAYRQQIAEALAQANPDPQQAKMLPHYREGADRMDRVAPTVAVLPELQAAVNRLTQHYLWAIITEGWCGDASQTVPVFEAIAQASGGHLETRYFLRDSHPDLIDRYLTNGGRAIPIAIFLRADSLTEAGVWGPRPAPLQTIMQELKARDTPFKEIVTQVHAWYDQDAARTTQHELLPLIQRLS; encoded by the coding sequence ATGCCTGCTTCCACCTCTCCCGTTCTTACTGCCGACCAGCTGGCCACCGGGCTCAGCTACCCTGCTTATCGCCAACAGATTGCCGAAGCGCTGGCTCAGGCAAACCCCGACCCGCAGCAGGCTAAAATGCTGCCGCACTACCGCGAAGGGGCCGACCGCATGGACCGCGTGGCGCCAACCGTGGCGGTGCTGCCCGAGCTGCAAGCCGCGGTAAACCGGCTTACGCAACACTACCTCTGGGCAATTATTACCGAAGGCTGGTGCGGCGACGCCTCCCAGACGGTTCCGGTTTTTGAGGCCATAGCCCAGGCCAGCGGCGGCCACCTCGAAACGCGGTACTTTTTGCGCGACTCGCATCCCGACCTCATCGACCGCTACCTTACCAACGGCGGCCGGGCCATCCCGATTGCCATTTTCCTGCGCGCCGACTCGCTCACCGAAGCGGGCGTGTGGGGCCCGCGCCCGGCTCCCCTGCAAACCATTATGCAGGAGCTGAAAGCCCGCGACACGCCTTTCAAAGAGATTGTTACCCAGGTGCATGCCTGGTACGACCAGGATGCGGCCCGCACCACCCAACACGAGCTGCTGCCGCTGATACAAAGGCTTTCATAA
- a CDS encoding AsmA family protein, translated as MMRKILLGLLALVVLLVVALAAAPFLFKDKLRALAHQQIAQRVRAKVQYNPDDIGVTLLSTFPDLGLDIKNLRVIGLDSFSRDTLAYLPRLRVGLDLMSVVKGQQIDIKSVALDQPEFSVKVLKSGRPNWDIMIPNATAAAKGQDTSKVNLAIRGWEITNGRLRYEDLSIPVRLDARGVNHQGKGDFANNVFDLTSNTTISQLTANYNGIDYLTNKQVAAAIAMSMDLNKNLYTFKENQVKLNDFPFSFAGAIGLPNATDITYDVTFKALQTDFKNILSLVPGVYNAQFKNVEAGGQVAFNGYYKGVQNKLRMPGYGLNLAVTNGRFKYPDLPREAKNINVAMVVDNPSGFTNNVKVNVSKFHLDLGNDPVDGSVAIDGLAPMKVDGHVKANVNLAEALKVYPVPGLTMRGQFFVDATGRGIYSKTQMPVVNAAIKMANGYVKSDKFPAPIEDINLSGTVVNTTGQMNDTYVNLPQFHMMLEGEPLDGRLTAHNIAKPVFDANVNGTVDLTKITKIFPLQGMTVTGRVAGNIAAAGNMADVEAGRYQNVKASGTVKANNVTYKSKDLPQGVAVSNAAATFNNNQIVIQSLNGTAGSSDFAANGTVSNYLGYLFTPGQPLRGTLNVTSHNFNVNEFMVDPVSEKSTATGKAAPAKATGVVPIPKFFDLVVNSKVDNVTYDNLKLTNAAGTVAVKNEVATLKNMTFNTLGAAFGTTGSYNTQDLAHPKFDLGLNIKNLDFQKAFGAFNTVKALVPLASQVQGIFGTTFNVSGEMGQDMLPKLATLSGKGLFDIVKASVLQSPVMSQISSLTTLPELKNLEVINRIVNAEIVNGNFVVKPFDLTVGDVKMTVGGSNSLAGMLSYVTAINAPTGKLGNALNSKLTQLTGVSNIQGTDRVTLGLNIGGTVASPSVKLTSGSLKDQGKAIVTNVVKTKLTDALLSLATKNKAKTDSTQKATATTQQTSQEQLQLEIQKKKLEAQEKAKQAIGAGLNSLFGGRKKAAAPADTAKK; from the coding sequence ATGATGCGTAAAATTCTGCTTGGTTTGCTGGCCTTGGTCGTGCTGCTGGTGGTGGCGCTGGCCGCCGCGCCCTTCCTCTTTAAAGACAAGCTGCGGGCGCTGGCCCACCAGCAGATAGCGCAGCGCGTGCGAGCGAAGGTGCAGTACAACCCCGACGATATTGGCGTGACACTACTCAGCACGTTTCCCGATTTGGGGCTGGATATCAAGAACCTGCGCGTAATTGGCCTCGACTCTTTTAGCCGCGATACGCTGGCTTACCTGCCGCGCCTGCGGGTGGGCCTCGACCTGATGTCGGTAGTAAAAGGCCAGCAGATTGATATAAAAAGCGTGGCCCTCGACCAGCCCGAGTTTTCGGTGAAGGTGCTGAAAAGCGGGCGGCCCAACTGGGATATCATGATTCCGAACGCCACTGCGGCGGCTAAGGGCCAGGATACCAGCAAGGTAAATCTGGCTATTCGGGGCTGGGAAATTACCAACGGGCGGCTGCGCTACGAAGACCTCAGTATTCCGGTGCGGCTCGATGCGCGGGGTGTCAACCACCAGGGCAAGGGCGATTTTGCCAACAACGTCTTCGACCTGACTTCCAACACCACTATCAGCCAGCTTACGGCCAACTACAATGGTATCGACTACCTGACTAACAAGCAGGTAGCCGCCGCTATCGCCATGAGCATGGACCTGAATAAGAACCTCTACACGTTTAAGGAAAACCAGGTAAAGCTGAATGACTTTCCGTTCAGCTTCGCCGGTGCCATCGGCTTGCCGAATGCTACGGATATCACCTATGATGTGACGTTCAAGGCTTTGCAAACTGATTTCAAGAATATTCTGAGCCTGGTGCCGGGCGTGTACAACGCCCAGTTTAAGAACGTGGAAGCCGGCGGCCAGGTGGCTTTCAACGGCTATTACAAAGGCGTGCAAAACAAGCTGCGAATGCCCGGCTACGGCCTGAACCTAGCCGTGACCAACGGCCGCTTTAAGTACCCTGACCTGCCGCGCGAGGCCAAAAATATCAACGTGGCGATGGTGGTAGACAACCCGTCGGGCTTTACCAACAACGTGAAAGTCAACGTGTCGAAGTTTCACCTCGACCTGGGCAACGACCCGGTTGATGGCAGCGTCGCCATCGATGGCCTCGCCCCCATGAAGGTAGACGGCCACGTAAAAGCCAACGTGAACCTGGCCGAGGCGCTAAAGGTGTACCCGGTGCCCGGCCTCACAATGCGCGGGCAGTTCTTCGTGGATGCGACGGGCAGAGGCATCTATTCAAAAACCCAGATGCCGGTGGTCAACGCGGCCATTAAAATGGCAAATGGCTACGTGAAGTCAGACAAGTTCCCGGCCCCGATTGAAGATATTAACCTCAGCGGTACAGTTGTAAATACTACTGGTCAGATGAACGATACCTACGTAAATCTGCCGCAGTTTCATATGATGCTGGAAGGCGAGCCGCTCGATGGCCGCCTCACGGCTCACAATATAGCCAAACCGGTATTTGATGCGAATGTGAACGGCACGGTGGACCTCACCAAAATCACGAAGATTTTCCCGCTTCAGGGCATGACCGTAACGGGGCGTGTGGCCGGCAACATCGCCGCTGCCGGCAACATGGCCGACGTAGAAGCCGGCCGCTACCAGAATGTGAAAGCCAGCGGCACTGTGAAGGCCAACAATGTGACATACAAGAGCAAAGACCTGCCGCAGGGTGTAGCTGTCAGCAATGCTGCCGCCACGTTCAACAATAATCAGATTGTTATTCAGAGCCTTAACGGCACGGCCGGCAGCTCCGACTTTGCGGCCAACGGCACGGTGAGCAACTACCTGGGCTATCTCTTTACGCCCGGCCAGCCGCTGCGCGGCACGCTAAACGTGACCTCGCACAACTTTAACGTAAATGAGTTTATGGTAGACCCCGTGAGCGAGAAGTCGACGGCCACCGGCAAGGCGGCTCCGGCGAAGGCTACCGGCGTGGTGCCCATTCCGAAATTCTTCGACCTGGTAGTGAACAGCAAGGTCGATAACGTGACCTACGACAACCTGAAGCTGACGAATGCCGCCGGCACGGTAGCGGTAAAGAACGAAGTGGCTACCCTGAAGAATATGACCTTCAACACGTTGGGCGCTGCCTTCGGCACTACGGGCAGTTATAACACGCAAGACCTGGCGCACCCCAAGTTCGACCTGGGGCTGAATATCAAGAATCTGGATTTTCAGAAGGCGTTCGGGGCCTTCAACACTGTAAAGGCCCTGGTGCCGCTGGCCTCGCAGGTGCAAGGGATTTTTGGCACCACGTTCAACGTGAGCGGCGAGATGGGCCAGGATATGCTGCCCAAGCTGGCCACGCTGAGCGGCAAGGGCTTGTTTGACATCGTGAAAGCCAGCGTGTTGCAGTCGCCGGTAATGTCGCAGATTTCCAGTCTCACTACCTTGCCCGAGCTGAAAAACCTGGAGGTGATTAATCGCATCGTGAACGCCGAGATTGTGAATGGCAACTTCGTGGTGAAGCCCTTCGACCTGACGGTAGGCGACGTAAAGATGACGGTGGGCGGCTCCAACAGCCTGGCCGGTATGCTTTCCTACGTTACGGCCATCAATGCCCCCACCGGCAAGCTGGGTAATGCCCTGAATAGCAAGCTCACGCAGCTCACCGGCGTATCGAACATTCAGGGCACCGACCGCGTGACGCTGGGCCTTAACATCGGCGGGACCGTGGCCAGCCCCAGCGTGAAGCTGACCAGCGGTAGCCTCAAAGACCAGGGCAAGGCCATTGTGACGAATGTAGTTAAAACCAAGCTCACCGACGCGCTGCTGAGCCTGGCGACCAAGAACAAGGCCAAAACCGACAGCACCCAGAAGGCCACCGCCACCACCCAGCAAACCTCGCAGGAGCAGCTCCAGCTCGAAATTCAGAAAAAGAAGCTCGAAGCGCAGGAAAAAGCCAAGCAAGCCATCGGCGCGGGCCTGAATAGTCTGTTTGGTGGTCGTAAAAAGGCTGCGGCTCCTGCCGATACAGCAAAAAAATAA
- a CDS encoding carboxylesterase/lipase family protein has protein sequence MRNLLALALASLLTTTSVAQSASPTAGSLATNQVQVATGQLAGATLPSGIHRFSGVPYAAPPVGPLRWQAPQPSQPWQDVRTATQFGPRAMQLPLFGDMNFRSNGVSEDCLYLNVWTGAQSGKERRPVLVYFYGGGFVAGDGSEPRYDGEALARRGIVTVTVNYRLGVFGFMAHPELTKESPHHASGNYGLLDQAAAIQWVKNNIAAFGGDPQRITIGGESAGSFSVSAQMASPLAKKLLVGAIGESGSLLGLQPLPTLTQAEQTGVAFASSLGAGSLAALRALPAQQLLEASGKEGAPHFSAIVDGYFLPRPPTEIYASGAQADVPLLVGWNSQEMGYQALLGAAAPNLESYRAAVQKLYGAQAGAILKLYPATTDVQVEQAATDLASDRFIAYSTWKWADLHAQTGDQPVYRYLFARPRPAMTPEMGNATAGLAGGVVKGTGNAAPAPPAKGAVHSAEIEYALGNLATNKVYAWTPDDYLVSKTMQAYFANFIKTGNPNGAVLPNWPAAGKGAAGQLLRLDVTTRAESDQTRARYLLLEQVTAK, from the coding sequence ATGAGAAACCTCCTTGCGCTAGCATTAGCTAGCCTACTGACTACCACGTCCGTCGCGCAGTCTGCCTCCCCAACAGCTGGTAGCCTGGCTACCAACCAAGTGCAGGTGGCTACCGGCCAGCTGGCTGGTGCTACGCTGCCCAGCGGCATCCATCGCTTTAGTGGGGTACCCTACGCCGCGCCGCCGGTAGGGCCGCTGCGCTGGCAGGCTCCGCAGCCCTCACAGCCGTGGCAAGACGTGCGGACGGCCACGCAGTTTGGCCCGCGCGCAATGCAACTGCCGCTGTTTGGCGACATGAATTTCCGCTCGAATGGTGTGAGCGAAGATTGCCTGTATCTGAACGTGTGGACGGGTGCGCAGTCTGGCAAGGAGCGGCGGCCGGTGCTGGTGTACTTCTACGGCGGCGGCTTCGTGGCCGGCGATGGCTCGGAACCGCGCTACGACGGCGAAGCCCTGGCCCGGCGGGGCATCGTAACCGTGACAGTTAATTACCGGCTCGGCGTGTTCGGCTTTATGGCTCACCCCGAGCTAACCAAAGAATCGCCGCATCACGCTTCGGGCAACTACGGCCTGCTCGACCAGGCCGCCGCTATCCAGTGGGTGAAGAACAACATCGCCGCCTTTGGCGGTGACCCGCAGCGTATTACCATCGGGGGCGAGTCGGCCGGCTCGTTCTCGGTAAGCGCCCAAATGGCTTCGCCGCTGGCTAAGAAGCTGCTGGTGGGGGCCATCGGCGAAAGCGGCTCGCTGCTGGGCCTGCAGCCGCTGCCTACCCTGACGCAGGCCGAGCAAACCGGAGTAGCCTTCGCTAGTAGCCTGGGCGCTGGCTCGCTGGCGGCCTTGCGTGCGCTGCCGGCCCAGCAGCTTTTGGAGGCCAGTGGTAAAGAGGGTGCGCCGCACTTTTCTGCTATTGTGGATGGGTACTTCCTGCCCCGGCCCCCAACGGAGATTTACGCCAGTGGCGCTCAGGCCGACGTGCCCCTGCTGGTGGGCTGGAACTCGCAGGAAATGGGATATCAGGCGCTGCTTGGGGCCGCCGCGCCCAACCTGGAAAGCTATCGTGCTGCCGTGCAGAAGCTGTATGGCGCGCAAGCCGGGGCCATCCTGAAGCTTTACCCCGCTACCACCGACGTGCAGGTTGAGCAAGCGGCTACCGACCTGGCCAGCGACCGCTTCATTGCCTACAGCACCTGGAAGTGGGCCGACCTGCACGCCCAAACCGGCGACCAGCCCGTGTACCGCTATCTCTTTGCCCGCCCCCGCCCGGCCATGACGCCCGAGATGGGCAACGCTACCGCTGGCCTGGCCGGCGGTGTGGTAAAGGGCACCGGCAACGCCGCCCCCGCGCCGCCGGCCAAGGGCGCCGTGCATTCGGCCGAGATTGAATATGCACTGGGTAACCTGGCTACTAACAAAGTATATGCCTGGACGCCTGACGATTATCTGGTGTCCAAAACCATGCAGGCTTACTTTGCCAACTTTATCAAAACCGGCAACCCCAACGGGGCAGTCCTGCCCAACTGGCCGGCCGCTGGCAAAGGGGCCGCTGGGCAGCTGCTGCGGCTGGATGTGACAACCAGAGCGGAAAGCGACCAGACCCGCGCCCGGTACCTACTGTTGGAGCAAGTCACGGCGAAGTAG
- a CDS encoding diacylglycerol kinase family protein, protein MASPAPPPGLLRRRAASFGHALRGIGAALRSELHLQFHAVATAVVLGLGLYFRLRLSEWALVALAVAGVWAAELFNTAIETLTNLVSPDYHPLAGKAKDVAAGAVLLAALGALVVGALLFGPKIWLLLSR, encoded by the coding sequence GTGGCTAGCCCTGCACCCCCACCCGGCCTGCTGCGCCGCCGCGCGGCCAGCTTTGGCCATGCCCTGCGGGGGATTGGCGCGGCCCTGCGCTCCGAGCTACACCTGCAGTTTCATGCCGTGGCAACGGCCGTTGTGCTCGGGCTGGGGCTATATTTTCGGCTGCGGCTAAGCGAATGGGCGCTGGTAGCGCTGGCGGTGGCCGGCGTGTGGGCAGCCGAGCTGTTTAATACCGCTATCGAAACCCTCACCAACCTGGTATCGCCCGACTACCACCCGCTGGCGGGGAAGGCCAAAGATGTGGCGGCGGGCGCCGTGCTGCTGGCCGCGCTGGGCGCGCTGGTGGTGGGCGCGCTGCTGTTCGGACCTAAAATCTGGCTTCTGCTGTCGCGCTAA
- the htpG gene encoding molecular chaperone HtpG, with amino-acid sequence MSETGSISIHTENIFPIIKKFLYSDHEIFLRELVSNAVDATQKLKSLAALGEYKGEVGELKVRVTVDKEARKITISDHGLGMTADEIKKYINQIAFSGATEFVEKYKEKDAQAKDQIIGQFGLGFYSAFMVASEVEIWSKSYKEDSVTAHWTCDGSTQYTIDEPTGEHAKAERGTDVVLHVAEDSDEFLEEARLRTILSKYCKFLPIPIEFEGQLINDTTPIWTKQPSELTDEDYKKFYQELYPMSMDEPLFWIHLNVDYPFHLTGILYFPKVKDELQFSRNKIQLYSRQVFITDEVKDVVPEFLMLLHGVIDSPDIPLNVSRSFLQADAAVRKINTYITKKVADKLAELFRKDRPGYEEKWADIGVFVKYGMLSDEKFYDRAKDFVLLKSVSGKLYTLTEYTEHIQANQKDKTDNTVVLYTTDAEAQHGFVAAAQERGYDVLNMDQVLDAHFIGQLEQKLEKTTFKRVDSATVGQLIEKEEAPASVLSEDDHKKLEELFTSAISNPSMHVKVAPLSPQDAPVVITQNEFMRRMKDMQRTGGGGGMQMFGSLPDSFDVTVNANSPIAQKALADGGETIAKQAFDLALLAQGLLKGEALTAFVKRSTELL; translated from the coding sequence ATGTCCGAAACCGGCTCCATTTCCATCCATACCGAGAACATCTTTCCTATTATTAAGAAGTTCTTATATTCTGACCATGAGATATTCTTGCGCGAATTGGTCAGCAATGCCGTCGATGCTACCCAGAAGCTCAAGAGCCTGGCCGCGCTGGGCGAGTACAAGGGCGAAGTGGGCGAGCTGAAAGTGCGCGTGACGGTAGACAAAGAAGCCCGCAAAATCACGATTTCGGACCACGGCCTGGGCATGACGGCCGACGAAATCAAGAAGTACATCAACCAGATTGCCTTCTCCGGGGCCACCGAGTTTGTGGAGAAGTACAAGGAGAAGGATGCGCAGGCTAAAGACCAGATAATCGGGCAGTTTGGCCTGGGTTTCTACTCGGCCTTCATGGTGGCCAGCGAGGTGGAGATATGGTCAAAATCCTATAAAGAGGACAGCGTTACGGCGCACTGGACCTGCGACGGCAGCACCCAGTACACCATCGACGAGCCTACCGGCGAGCACGCCAAGGCCGAGCGCGGCACCGACGTGGTGCTGCACGTCGCCGAAGACTCGGATGAGTTTCTGGAAGAAGCCCGGCTGCGCACCATTCTGAGCAAGTACTGCAAGTTTCTGCCCATCCCGATTGAGTTTGAGGGCCAGCTGATTAACGATACGACGCCCATCTGGACCAAGCAGCCTTCGGAGCTGACCGACGAGGACTACAAGAAGTTCTACCAGGAGCTCTATCCGATGAGCATGGACGAGCCGCTGTTCTGGATTCACCTGAACGTGGACTATCCGTTTCACCTCACGGGTATTTTGTACTTCCCGAAGGTGAAGGACGAGCTGCAGTTCTCGCGCAACAAGATTCAGCTGTATTCGCGCCAGGTGTTTATCACCGACGAGGTGAAGGACGTAGTGCCCGAGTTTCTGATGCTGCTGCACGGCGTTATCGACTCGCCCGATATTCCGCTGAACGTATCGCGCTCTTTCCTGCAGGCCGACGCGGCGGTGCGCAAAATCAACACCTACATCACCAAGAAAGTAGCCGATAAGCTGGCTGAGCTGTTCCGCAAGGACCGCCCCGGCTACGAGGAGAAATGGGCTGATATTGGCGTATTTGTGAAATACGGCATGCTCTCGGACGAGAAATTCTACGACCGCGCCAAGGACTTCGTGCTGCTCAAAAGCGTAAGCGGCAAGCTTTACACGCTCACCGAGTACACCGAGCATATTCAGGCTAATCAGAAAGACAAAACGGACAATACGGTGGTGCTTTACACTACCGATGCCGAGGCCCAGCACGGCTTTGTGGCCGCCGCCCAGGAGCGGGGCTACGACGTGCTGAATATGGACCAGGTGCTCGACGCGCACTTCATTGGCCAGCTAGAGCAGAAACTGGAAAAAACCACGTTTAAGCGCGTCGATTCGGCTACCGTGGGCCAGCTTATCGAGAAGGAAGAAGCACCGGCCAGCGTACTCAGCGAAGACGACCACAAGAAGCTGGAGGAGCTCTTTACCAGCGCCATCAGCAACCCCAGCATGCACGTCAAAGTGGCCCCGCTCTCGCCGCAGGATGCGCCGGTGGTTATTACCCAAAACGAGTTTATGCGCCGCATGAAAGACATGCAGCGCACCGGCGGCGGAGGCGGCATGCAGATGTTCGGCTCACTGCCCGACTCGTTCGACGTGACGGTGAACGCCAACAGCCCCATTGCGCAAAAAGCCCTGGCCGATGGCGGCGAAACCATTGCCAAGCAAGCCTTCGACCTGGCGCTGCTGGCGCAGGGCCTGCTGAAAGGCGAGGCCCTGACGGCCTTCGTGAAGCGCAGCACCGAGCTGCTGTAA
- the fumC gene encoding class II fumarate hydratase — protein MTQFRTEKDTMGQVQVPADAYWGAQTQRSIENFPIAQDINKMPKEIIRAFAYLKKAAALTNEEAGILPTDKAQLIGRVCDEILAGQLDKQFPLVVWQTGSGTQSNMNVNEVIAYRGHVLHGGHLADAKKFLAPNDDVNKSQSSNDTFPTAMHIAAYKILAENTIPGIEELRDALKAKSEQFMHVVKIGRTHFMDATPLTLGQEFSGYVSQLDHGLRAIKNTLPHLSELALGGTAVGTGINTPAGYSENVARHIAELTGLPFVTAENKFEALAAHDAIVEAHGALKTVAVSLLKIANDIRMLSSGPRAGIGEISIPDNEPGSSIMPGKVNPTQCEALTMVAAQVMGNDVAITVGGSMGHFELNVFKPMMIYNFLHSARLIGDACSSFTDKCAVGIEPILPNIKKHVDSSLMLVTALNPHIGYYKAAEIAQTAHKNNSTLRETAIKLGYVTAEEFDQWLKPEDMVGEINVG, from the coding sequence ATGACCCAGTTCCGCACCGAAAAAGATACTATGGGCCAGGTGCAAGTGCCCGCCGACGCCTATTGGGGCGCCCAAACCCAGCGTAGCATCGAGAATTTTCCGATTGCGCAGGACATCAATAAGATGCCCAAGGAGATTATCCGCGCGTTTGCCTATCTCAAAAAAGCGGCGGCCCTTACCAACGAGGAAGCCGGCATATTGCCCACCGATAAGGCCCAGCTTATTGGCCGGGTATGCGATGAAATCCTGGCTGGTCAGCTAGATAAGCAGTTTCCGCTGGTGGTGTGGCAAACCGGCTCGGGCACCCAGAGCAATATGAACGTGAACGAGGTGATTGCCTACCGCGGCCACGTGCTGCACGGCGGCCACCTGGCCGATGCCAAGAAGTTTCTGGCTCCCAACGACGACGTTAATAAGTCGCAAAGCTCTAACGACACCTTCCCGACGGCCATGCACATCGCGGCCTACAAGATACTGGCTGAGAATACAATACCAGGCATTGAGGAACTGCGCGACGCGCTCAAAGCCAAGTCGGAGCAGTTTATGCACGTCGTTAAAATCGGCCGGACCCACTTCATGGATGCCACGCCGCTGACCTTGGGCCAGGAGTTTTCGGGCTACGTTTCGCAGCTCGACCATGGCCTGCGCGCCATTAAGAATACCCTGCCGCACCTCAGCGAGCTGGCCCTGGGCGGCACGGCCGTAGGCACGGGCATCAACACACCTGCTGGCTACTCCGAGAACGTGGCCCGGCACATTGCCGAGCTGACGGGCCTGCCCTTCGTCACGGCCGAAAACAAGTTTGAGGCCCTGGCCGCGCACGACGCCATTGTGGAAGCCCACGGTGCGCTTAAGACTGTGGCCGTGAGCCTGCTGAAAATTGCCAACGACATTCGGATGCTCAGCAGCGGCCCCCGCGCGGGCATTGGTGAAATCTCGATTCCCGACAACGAACCCGGCTCCAGCATCATGCCCGGCAAGGTTAACCCTACGCAGTGCGAGGCCCTGACGATGGTCGCCGCCCAGGTAATGGGCAATGACGTGGCCATCACGGTAGGTGGCTCGATGGGTCACTTTGAGCTCAACGTGTTCAAGCCCATGATGATATATAACTTCCTGCACTCAGCCCGGCTTATCGGCGATGCGTGCTCGTCGTTTACAGATAAGTGCGCGGTGGGTATCGAGCCCATTTTGCCCAATATCAAGAAGCATGTCGATAGCAGCCTGATGCTCGTGACGGCCCTCAACCCGCACATCGGCTACTACAAAGCCGCCGAAATTGCCCAGACGGCCCACAAAAACAACTCGACACTGCGGGAAACCGCCATTAAGCTCGGCTACGTCACGGCCGAAGAGTTTGACCAGTGGCTGAAGCCCGAGGACATGGTGGGCGAGATTAACGTGGGCTAG
- a CDS encoding DUF6970 domain-containing protein: MRRLLIPFTALALLLSACQSDVVVNTPTTPPSEGFVSEPDTPAPTSTNTTDPVAARDMRLDSTARPLWLRQRIESILATRKRNPIIRITRYEYEGQTVYYESAPCCDQYSTVYDVKGQILCHPEGGITGKGDGKCANFDKRKANEQLVWQDPR, from the coding sequence ATGCGCCGTTTGCTTATCCCTTTTACCGCGCTGGCCTTGCTACTGAGCGCATGCCAATCAGACGTAGTCGTGAATACGCCCACTACGCCGCCCTCCGAAGGCTTTGTGAGTGAGCCCGATACGCCGGCGCCCACCAGCACCAACACCACCGACCCCGTAGCGGCCCGTGACATGCGCCTCGACAGCACGGCCCGGCCGCTGTGGCTGCGGCAGCGCATTGAAAGCATCCTGGCCACGCGCAAGCGCAATCCGATTATCCGCATCACGCGCTATGAGTATGAAGGCCAAACCGTTTACTATGAGTCGGCCCCCTGCTGCGACCAGTACTCGACCGTTTATGATGTAAAAGGCCAGATACTATGTCACCCCGAAGGCGGCATCACGGGTAAAGGCGATGGCAAGTGTGCCAACTTCGACAAGCGCAAAGCCAACGAGCAGCTGGTGTGGCAAGACCCCCGGTGA